The DNA region CGAGAGAATATGACGCGCTGCTAATCATGTGATAGTCGCCACCATGACTACAAGAGTTGCTACACATGTCTTTTGTGGTTTAAAATATCCTTCTCTAATGTGGAGGATGAAATGTTTCCAGAGCCCACTAGTCGTGAAGAACAACAGTAATGCGTCCTTATCTAGGCTGAAGTGTTGGAACCAAAGTCGCACATTTGTATCATCGGCTGAACTGGTGCTTCAAATCGGTTTGCAAGCGTAATTTGCTACATTAAATACCTACAGACACTTCatgctttttcctccttccaTTAACTCATCTGTGTCTCCGTCGGTCCAGTGTATAGCAAGTAAAACACgtcaaagagaaaacaatcatttcattcTACACAAACGCTTTCATTTTTATGAATTCTGAGCTAAAAGACAGATTTCTGGGTACTGTACAGTCTTTAGAGCTTCAAGCAGCATATGCCTGCCTTGACTGACAAgcttttaaatttcaaaataaggAAATCAGACAAGGGCATTCAGGGACAGCTCACAATTTGAATTCAGCGGCTGGTTTGAAGCAGAAGCCCCTTCCTTTTGCCGCTTGTGACATGTCGGTGAAGCCGTCGGCTGCTGGAGAGTCTCATTTTAGAGCTCCTTGAACATTTCAAGAATACAGGGGTTTCTTCCTCCACATGACTGTGTGGATGAAAgggtttttaaatgttatttggGGATTCACAAATAGCGTAAAAGAAAAATCTTCCTATTTGCCGATAGCGGGTCGATGAAAATGTGTGTAGGACCATTTCAGTGAGAAGGCCACAGCTGCTGACAGCTTTTTTACACCAAACATGACACCAACCTGAACCCCCCCCAAAAAGGCTGATACAAAGCCCTGAACAAAGATATGATCATACTCAAGATTCAGCATTTCTCAACACTCGAGCtaattttaacacttttttttttttttttttttccttaaacaAAAGCTGTCACCTGCTCAAACACTTAATTTGGTTACATTCTACGTTTTGGGTCGCTAATAGCGTGTGCTACGAGGTTAACAATTGTGAAAATGTCTCCGCTTGTAGGTGATATTAAGTTCACAATCATTCATCTATCTAGCTAGAGAGTTAGCATAAGCCGACAGTTGGCCCTCATCAACTAGAGGACAGCAGGGTGGGAAATTAACGTTTTTGGTGAGCCAGCAGCCTGGACAGTGTGTATTTAGGGGCCAGAAGCAATTACATTGATTGTAATACTTAGGAATAAATGgtggaagataaaaaaaaacaaactgattttaaaTTAGATACATTGATTTCtccttatttctatttttcttccGTGTCATACTTTTACTGAATATGTTCAATTTGCAGTATAATTGACATTGTATACGTTTTTTCGCAATTAGTATACAACCATGCTAGCAGCTCGAGTAGAAATCTCTCTGCCAGTGCCATATGAACTTcggtacagacattcatgtcctcCACAGGATGAATTGTAGTAACTCTGGATCTCATTGAGGCACGAGGAAAAAAGCCAGCGGATCATAAATCACTAGAATTCATCCTCTCATACAATTTTGTCATCATccaaaatttaattttaatgttttgcagCTGTCGCTTTTCAACTGAAAGCACTTAACATGCTCAGCAGAAGCTgcttatatttcattttagtgtGTAGGATAGAATTGGGACACAGCATGCGTGTCCATGCGATGGTTTTTCTAGTGGGTAACCAATATAAGGAGTTTCTccttatttaaaacaaaaaatattagttttaattTAGCCAGCAAACATAGCTACTATTAAGATACTTAACCCACTCATGACCGATTTAACCTATATTTGAAAGCTGTCTGGTGTTAACTTCCCACCCTGGTAGAATAATTCACATAAGAAGCCATGATCCACTGTGATTTACCATTATTCAGTCTTCGtatttgttggtgtgtgtttaaTTCTTTCCAACATGGAGGGAGGCAGGGTGGTTCACTCCTTGGTCTCTGTTTTCATGAAAGCACCTCTTCACTGACATCCAGTCCTAAGGTTGGGACTGTACCAGGCTCTTCTGTTTCCATGTCTTATCTTTGACTTAGCGTCTGTTTGCGGCCCTCCCTGACCTGCGTTTGGGTGCGGCTTTTGCCTTCCCTGTGCCGCTCTTCTTCCCTGGGACAGCAGGagcttccttttcctcctcctcctcctcctcctcctcctcctcattagcatcctcagcagcagctgctggcacAGAGTCtggctcctctctgctgccagcaGGCAGCTCGGCTGGACCCTCCTGAACTGCAGAGGCCTGGGGTGTAGTCTCTTCCTCCTTGCTGTGGAGGCTCAAGTCTTGGTCTGTGCTGCAAATGCTGGTTGCTGAGGTGGTGATGAAGTCTTGTGAGGTTGGGCCGGGTTCCGCTCGTTCCTCTTCTGTCTGCGTGCTCAGTCGGGTGAGTGTAATGATTGGTGTGGAGTTCAGGTTTGTCACTGAGCCAGTGTCATCAGAGAGGGAATTTTCCTCCAAACAGTCTGTGGTGGTCTCTGTTACAAGCCTGAGGCTGTCTGCAGCTAGGAGAGATTCTCCAGAAGATTCAACAGCTTCACCCTTTTGAATCAGCAACTCTCTGTACCTCTGAGAAGAGAAAGCATTAAGTAAAACAACAATATCTTCATTCGGGCAACGCCTTATGTGGTAGTAGAAACAAGGTGGGGGAACTCATCAAAAACCAACCTTGAGATTCTCAAAGTGCTTCACTGATTTGCAGTGTGTATGCAGGGCAGAAGATTCAAAGTGGTAGAACTTGTTGCAGAGTCTGCAGATGAAACCGGCTACTGGAACAAAAAAACTGGACCCTGTGGGAAAAGAACAAATAAGAATAAACCTTACTCGTATGTGATATTGCACAGTAATACTTGCTGTTATTTCTGAATCCAAATCGCAAGAACGAGCAAGAgaacaacaaaatgaatgatGTAACAGAGTGaagaagagtgagagaaagagttATTCATCACACACCGTAGACTGTGTCAGGGTCGTACTGCTCATCATCTGCCATGTCCTTTAGAGTCACTTCTTGAATGGAGGCCCAGTCATCCTGTACGAGGTCACCAGACACACAGCTTTACTAGAGCAAATGCACCAACTACGAGGTTCTAATGATGTTATTTCAGAGTTTATCTGAAAGTGGTGTTGAGTGTAGGTCAAATCTTAGGATGTGAAGTTCAGTGGCCATTTACATGCAAATATTCATCGTCTCATTGGTGGGAATGGTAAAAGTGTGGCAGCTTTCTAGTTTTTTCAACCAATTCACTCATTTACACACCATTAGACACTGATGAGTATGCCAACCTTTACATCAGGGAAGTAATCACTCTCATGCTTTCACACACAACcaagctatgcttcaggagcaatttggggaTCAGTGTCTCACCCAAAGACACTTCAACACACAGACCGGAGGAGCCGAAAATCAAACCGCCGAccttctgattggtggacgaTCCGCTCCACCTCTGACGTAttacaaacaagaacaaattaTATGCAAATCACCTGTCTCTCAGTGCAATCTTGGTCTTCTTCATTCCCctgtccttcctctccctcctccacctcactGCTCTCCGCCTCTTCCAACAAAAAGCCGTCGGCGTCCATGGCAGTCAGCTTGCCCAAGGCCTGACAGCCCTCCTTTTCCTGGAGCTAGTAAACAGTAGGCCTTCAGTTATGGGAATACACTTACTGTCTCGTGGTTTTAAACCAGGATTATAAACACAGATACCTTCTCCACTTTTTGTCTGTGCTCCTGAGACTGCAAATGCTCCACGAAAAGCTGGGAGGTGCTGAAGTGTTTCTTGCAGACTGTGCAGGAGGAGATGGCTGTTCTACTGGCAAGCttaggagagatggagggacgCCAGTTTATTACTAATTATTCCCATTCAAAGCAACCACAAAAGCTGTTTAaaccattttcaaaatatttgtgtaaaacGTCTTGAACTCAGCATGGAAATGCACTGATTACTTTGTGCTCCTCCGTGCGACGGTGGTCCGTGACGCTACTGGTGAAGTGGGTGTGACAGGTGGCACACCAGTGCTTCAAGtctgctttcttctctctgcagagaACACGGACTCATAAGACTCATAAgaatcattttctctgtttaaaaCCATCTACTATATTAAACGCAAAATGGCCCTCACCATTCAcacttgaaaatggatttggaaattaaaaacacaagccaaatgcACGTGTGTATGTCCTAAACTGACCCATCTTTACTTGCTCCCTGTAGTGACTCCTGCACTCGTGGCAACAAGGTGACCAGGCAAGCGTTGCTCATGTGTTGGATCTCCATCATCCTCTGCTGGTGGGAAACACTGTTCATATGACTCCTGAAGTTCtgcaaaaacagagaaattatagaatatgtaaagaaaagacagaaaggaatAGTTAAACAAAATCCTTATAAAtttgctgtgacattttcagcCTATGTTCCCAACAAACTATGACTGATATAAccggatgtgtgtgtgtgtgtgtgtgcgtgtgtgtgtgtgtgtgtgtgtgtgtgtgtgtgtgtgtgttgtacctACTTGCTGGTTGTGGCAGGTAATGCTGCAGAGGTAGCAGTAGAACTTGCTGGCGCCCTCCGCTacaccctcctctccttcctcctgatTGTCTGGTGAAGCTGGAGGGGCATCTTTGTCCTGCGGCATCTCCCCCGAGGGTAAATGAACCTGCTGGTCATCTTCACTCAACCTGCCAGATGGGGAAGGGGCGGACAAACAGCTGTGCACCTACAGAGGGGTGGCAAAAAGATCCGAGCTCAGTGTCATGCATTTATTTAACGGAGCTTTGACAGAGATACGATGATCAGCATTCAGCCTTACGTGACCCACCTTTATAGTGACGCTTGCAACAGTCACATAGATCAAAATCCTCTACCATTCAGCATTTACATTGTTTTGTCTACGACCCGACCATCCCACTCACCTCggcagctctgctctcctctagCGCCTCAACGACATCTGATCCCGCTGTAAAGCCTCCTTCCTCCAGAATGACGCAGTCTGGGAAAAGATTTGACAATTTGACAAAGAGATGTTTTCATCTCAACTGCAATTATACTGAGTAACTGAGTATTGGAGCCAGgcatgagggaaaaaaagaaagaggaggaagatttttttttttatattaatatcaAGAATAAAGTCAAATTGTTGAGAATAAAGACttaatttgtgtaatttgtgggggaaaaaaaaccctcctgtttattttatcttatgCCTGGCACTTAAACTGAAAGCTTGACTTTATCACAACATTCTTGACATTTCAACTTTACTCTCGAtgtgtaatataaaaaaaacgTCCTCCTCTCATACTTCGTTTTCCCATGTCTGGGCCGAATACTCATCCGTACAACTAACCTACATTTAGATGAAATTAGAGCTTAATATGTGAGGTATCTGAAACCATCTACTTTTGGTTTCTCTGGGTTTTACCTTCTGGCTGGCCGTCCTCTGTGTTGCTGTTGCATTCTGAAGAAAGCACTTCCCCATCTGTATCTGCAATAGTGACTACAACACACTGTTCTTTGGGATCCTCTGAcctgagagaaaaataaaagtcaaacaaGGAAGAAGGGTTAGTAAGAAGAGCGCATCACTTtagttacacaaacacagaggatgtGATGTCAGTTCAATATTTTCTGGCACAACTACATGTGCAGCAATAAAAGAATGTTATCCCTACCCctctttcctctgcttcttAACTACGGGTTCTTCAAGTTGCTGCTCAGTGGCCTGGGTGGGCCCATCCACTGCACCATCTGTGGGTAGAAAAAAGCAAAACCGAAGTTgaaaccaaagaagaaaaacattacCGACAAATGTTCACCATTAATCTTCATTAATCTAAAAGtatcttttaatttcttttcaacACACATAGTGTGTGTTCAAGCTCTCGCCCTCAACAATTAGCATGTTTCAGTGCTGGTTGGACTACAATGCTACTGTACCTGTTTCAGTCTTTTCACTGGCTTCATTGGTACTGCTAGCTGCGTCTTGGCCGTCTGTGCTCCCCGCTGCCATCTGCTCGCTGTCCCTCTTCCTGTCTGGGTGGCGAGCTGCAGTGTCctacacaaaaagacaaaaaggattACAAATACACTGTATATAAAAGAGGCCTGTATTGTTTATGTAAGTTAGCATTTGCAAAGGACTAAACTGACATAGCTATACGCCCAGGTCTGAGATAAAGCTGCAGCtaagagaaaataacaaaagcaaATATCAGAGAAGATTTTGTTGGAACTGGATATAGTTGATTATGGCAGTTTATTTAGAAATTTAGCGGCATAGAGGGCAACACGCACACCACTTGCTGCATCTCTTTTGCTGTGCAGGGAAtcaaaaccccaaaaaaacattccaaagaaaagaaaaggtaactcctgcgcgtgcacacacacacacaaacagacttttcACCTCtgcattaaattattaaaaagagAGTCAATTATGGTCACTATAATGGTGCTGTTGTAATTACTGTGGTTGTGAtcgatgaggaggaggaggaggtggtggtggtggtggtggtggaggaggagactgaggcggctgtgttggtggtggtgttgctGTTGTAGTAGCGAGTATGTGGGTGGAATGGTCGAGCAGCTGGGAAACCCATCATGGGGGACTTGATGGCCATGCCCATGGGAACCGGCCCGAGCAGAGACGA from Pempheris klunzingeri isolate RE-2024b chromosome 19, fPemKlu1.hap1, whole genome shotgun sequence includes:
- the ciz1a gene encoding cdkn1a interacting zinc finger protein 1a, yielding MFNPHIHQQQQQQQQQFHQHLRQLQQLFQQQQPPPPPPPQPPPGHHVGHHHHQTPRAIPVPPQTAPPPRMVNLCQATQTTIIAPNPMLQGALLMQQMQGSMRGFGMGAQQFRQFFAAGTRSSLLGPVPMGMAIKSPMMGFPAARPFHPHTRYYNSNTTTNTAASVSSSTTTTTTTSSSSSSITTTDTAARHPDRKRDSEQMAAGSTDGQDAASSTNEASEKTETDGAVDGPTQATEQQLEEPVVKKQRKEGSEDPKEQCVVVTIADTDGEVLSSECNSNTEDGQPEDCVILEEGGFTAGSDVVEALEESRAAEVHSCLSAPSPSGRLSEDDQQVHLPSGEMPQDKDAPPASPDNQEEGEEGVAEGASKFYCYLCSITCHNQQNFRSHMNSVSHQQRMMEIQHMSNACLVTLLPRVQESLQGASKDGEKKADLKHWCATCHTHFTSSVTDHRRTEEHKLASRTAISSCTVCKKHFSTSQLFVEHLQSQEHRQKVEKLQEKEGCQALGKLTAMDADGFLLEEAESSEVEEGEEGQGNEEDQDCTERQDDWASIQEVTLKDMADDEQYDPDTVYGSSFFVPVAGFICRLCNKFYHFESSALHTHCKSVKHFENLKRYRELLIQKGEAVESSGESLLAADSLRLVTETTTDCLEENSLSDDTGSVTNLNSTPIITLTRLSTQTEEERAEPGPTSQDFITTSATSICSTDQDLSLHSKEEETTPQASAVQEGPAELPAGSREEPDSVPAAAAEDANEEEEEEEEEEEKEAPAVPGKKSGTGKAKAAPKRRSGRAANRR